One genomic region from Dermacentor albipictus isolate Rhodes 1998 colony unplaced genomic scaffold, USDA_Dalb.pri_finalv2 scaffold_13, whole genome shotgun sequence encodes:
- the LOC135917805 gene encoding putative nuclease HARBI1 encodes MAVALRRRRREHGEPDDAFDMPDDHFRRPLRLSKGLVRLLCEELAGELEADRATGLSVERKVLCALRFFATGSFRKLPGATGCYRETIRVPQSTVSECVRRVAEAVVNAGARNKWVHFSRTAEEKAAMKEGGSLIAIIAPKCERKAVFMCRKGYYALNCMFICDADMKILALDPLRPGSDHDAFVLRTTWLRRQFQAGCIVNPGEYLLGDSGYPLEPWLLPQFLAILQCTQPRGSTTQHMPPCIP; translated from the exons ATGGCCGTGGCTCTTCGACGTCGCCGACGTGAACACGGAGAGCCAGACGACGCGTTTGACATGCCGGATGACCATTTTCGACGGCCTTTACGCCTCTCCAAGGGATTGGTGCGGTTGTTGTGCGAGGAACTGGCGGGGGAACTAGAAGCTGATCGAGCGACGGGACTCTCGGTGGAGCGGAAAGTGTTGTGTGCgctgcgcttctttgctaccggGAGCTTCCGGAAGCTTCCGGGTGCTACCGGGTGCTACCGGGAGACGATCCGTGTGCCGCAGTCGACGGTGAGCGAGTGCGTGCGACGTGTGGCAGAGGCTGTTGTGAACGCAGgggcccgcaacaagtgggtccattTTTCAAGGACAGCCGAGGAAAAGGCAGCCATGAAGGAGG GCGGCAGCCTCATAGCCATTATCGCACCCAAGTGTGAGCGCAAGGCTGTGTTCATGTGCCGCAAGGGATACTACGCCCTCAACTGCATGTTC ATCTGCGACGCGGACATGAAAATCTTGGCCTTGGACCCTCTGCGACCGGGGTCGGACCACGACGCTTTCGTCCTGCGGACGACATGGTTGCGCCGGCAGTTCCAAGCGGGGTGCATCGTGAATCCCGGGGAATACCTCcttg GTGACAGTGGCTACCCCTTGGAGCCGTGGCTCCTGCCCCAGTTCCTGGCCATCCTCCAGTGCACACAGCCAAGGGGCAGTACAACACAGCACATGCCGCCATGCATTCCGTAG
- the LOC139051675 gene encoding uncharacterized protein, producing MMSLTNPLFLHVQLVALTGVWLSLLPGRPSVPLSSPVLNSRPPLTVTTAISEDDCFALRDLRSAFALHSSGTSTTPAPSLHSEPLKDWRRLSAFSGHGRAAKMMSLTNPLFMHVQVGGTSSLNSKRSNNLCLLLLPCPSVLYDTLCECIFVVKLLLLCGDIEENPGPLNADSSKSHKELLDAIGALSTKIDNRHSEVMHAFAELKENQEELSHTVADLACRLANLESTVECLETALPTADISSSVAQAVKSESIALASRLDDLEDRSRRHNLLFFGIPDSVSETWTQSEEHICELLSRHLNLRITDGMVERAHRLGAYVANKTRPIIVKFSSFKTKESILSQKSKLKSTGVSISEDFCRATRLTRKKLLEFGKSSGQPFSLRFNKLVINNKAYIYSAVTDTVCELVSPGEARATSTRTAPANPAHDRSA from the coding sequence ATGATGTCGCTCACGAATCCCCTTTTCTTGCATGTGCAGCTTGTTGCCCTAACCGGCGTGTGGCTTTCCCTGCTTCCCGGTCGACCAAGTGTTCCTTTATCGTCACCTGTGCTGAACTCAAGACCACCCCTGACAGTCACGACTGCAATCAGCGAAGATGACTGCTTCGCCCTACGTGACCTGCgcagtgcttttgcattgcaCTCAAGCGGCACATCGACAACACCAGCGCCATCACTCCACAGCGAGCCCTTAAAGGACTGGCGTCGGCTGtccgccttcagtgggcacgggagagcggcaAAAATGATGTCGCTCACGAATCCCCTTTTCATGCATGTGCAGGTTGGTGGTACTTCATCTCTTAATTCTAAACGATCGAACAATCTTTGcctgctgctgctcccgtgccccagTGTGCTTTACGATACTCTGTGCGAATGCATTTTTGTTGTGAAACTTTTACTGCTTTGCGGGGATATAGAAGAAAATCCCGGTCCGCTAAACGCTGACTCTAGCAAATCGCACAAAGAATTGCTTGACGCAATAGGAGCCCTTTCAACGAAAATCGACAATCGCCACTCAGAGGTGATGCATGCATTTGCTGAGCTAAAAGAAAACCAAGAGGAACTTTCACATACAGTCGCAGATCTTGCATGCAGATTGGCAAATCTTGAATCTACTGTCGAATGTCTTGAAACAGCGCTACCCACAGCAGATATCAGTAGTTCTGTTGCCCAGGCCGTTAAATCTGAAAGTATTGCGTTGGCCTCGCGTCTTGATGATCTAGAGGATAGGTCACGGCGACATAATTTACTGTTTTTTGGCATCCCGGACAGCGTTTCCGAGACTTGGACACAATCGGAAGAGCATATCTGTGAGCTTCTCTCACGCCATTTAAATTTGCGTATTACAGATGGCATGGTGGAGAGAGCACATAGGTTGGGTGCTTATGTTGCAAATAAGACACGCCCAATCATCGTGAAGTTTTCTTCCTTCAAAACCAAAGAAAGTATTCTCTCACAGAAATCTAAATTGAAAAGTACAGGTGTTTCCATTAGCGAAGATTTCTGCAGGGCAACGCGATTGACACGAAAAAAACTTCTCGAATTCGGCAAGTCTAGCGGCCAGCCTTTTTCACTTCGTTTTAATAAACTAGTCATTAACAATAAAGCCTACATATACAGCGCAGTCACTGACACTGTTTGTGAACTGGTATCCCCTGGAGAGGCGCGTGCAACTTCCACTCGCACAGCACCTGCTAACCCAGCGCATGACAGATCGGCGTAG